Part of the Streptomyces sp. NBC_00457 genome, GGTCAGACGGTGACACGGGGTGCGGCGGAGATGCCGGTGCGGAGTAACGGTGGGGCGGCGACGCGGGGTGCGGCGGAGATGCCGGTGCGGAGTGACAGTCGGACGGTGACGCGGGGGACAGGTCCGGTTGCGTCCTCGAGCGGCGCCCCGATGTCCGACGTGCCGTCGCAGGGCAGGGGCTCCCGGCCGGACGCCCCCGTCACACCGGCGCACGGCGCACCGCACGGACGCGGCGTATCGGCCCCCTCAGGCACCGAGCCCCATCTCACCGACCTGCGCGGCTCGTCCCCTCAGGACACCGACCCCACCACTCCACCGCCCCCACCGAGGGCCTCCGCCCGCTTCCCGGACACCCCACCCCCCACCGCCCACCCGACAGGCCCGGAGCCCTCCGCACCGCAACGGTCGGCACAGCAACCGCCGACTCCGCCACACCATCCGGCCGCACCGGCACCGAACGCCGAGAACTCGCACCGCCCGAGCGGACCTGCGGCGCCTACCGAGCCCGCGCACCGCCCGGGTGTACCCGCGGCGTCTGCCGAACTCCCGCACCGTCCGAGCGGATCTGCGCCGCCTGCCGAGCCCGCGCACCGGCCGGGCGTATCCGCGGCTTTCGGCGAGCCCGCGCACCGACCGGGTGTACCCGCGGCTCCCGCCCAGCCCCCGCGTCGTTCGGCCGCCCAACCCCCCGCGTCCGCTGAGGCGCTGGCGCGTCCCGTCGCGCAACCATTGCCTGCCGAGCCCCCGCAGCGCCCGGGTGCACCCGAGGTTCCCGCTGCGCAGCCGCGCCATTCGGCCGCCGCGCCCCCGGCCTCTGCCGAGCCCCCGCGGCGTCCCGTCGCGCAACCGCTGCCTCCTGAGGCCCCTCGGCACCCCGACGTACCCCCGGCGCCGGCCGAGAGCTTGCGGCGGTCGGTTGTGCAACCGCGGCCTCCCGAGGCCCCGCGGCGTCGCGACGTACCCCCGGCGCCCGCCGAGCCGCCGCGGCGTCCGGTGGCGCCTCCCATGCCTGCCGAGGCCGTCTCCGAGAGGACCACGCGTCTGCGGCCGGTGCCGGCGGGTCCGTCGTCCGCTGGGGAGTCCGGCCGGAGCGGTGTGCCGCCGCGGCCCGGCTCGCCGCCGGTGGCTGGGCGGGGCTTCTCGCCCGACCCGGCGTTCTCCTGGGGCGCGCCGGCGGCGCGGCCGTTCGTGTCGTTGGGGGAGCCGGAGGGATATGACGACCGGGCGCGGCCGCGTCCGCTGGGGGGCCGGGTGCGGAATCGTACCGTCGTGGCGACAGCCTGCCTCGTGCTCGGGCTCGGGCTGATCGGCGGTGCCGTGACCGGGAGTTGGCTCCTCACCGACGGAGGCGAAGGCGGTACGGGCGGCGCGTTCGCCGCGGCCGGAAGCCTGTGGCACAGCGTGCCGGTCGATCAGCTGTTCCCGCCCAGCGTCGAAGGCCAGGGCGCCGGACCCGGCGGAGCCGACCGTACCTGGACCCGCGTCGCCGTCGCCCCGGACACCGGCTGCGCCGACGCCTTCGACCCGCTGCTGCGCAAGGCCCTCGCTCCGGTCGGCTGCCAGCGCCTGCTGCGCGCCACCTACACGGACGCGACCCAGAGCTACGTCACCACCGTCGGCCTGCTCTTCACCAAGGGCGACTCAGCCGCCATGGCCGCCCTGCGCACCCGGTTCAAGAACGAGAGCCTGGACAGCCGTACCGACCTGATGCCCCGCCCGTACGCCGCGAAGAACACCGTCGCCGCGGGGTTCGGCAGCGAGCAGCGCGCCTCGTGGACCGTCTCCGTCCTCACCGACGCCCCGGTCGTCGTCTACGCCGTCTCCGGCTGGGCCGACGGCCGCACCGTCGACGAACCCGAGCCCGCCGCCAAAGCCATGGCATCCGGCGCCACCACGGCCGTCGCCCAGGCAGGCCTGGGCCAGGAGGCGCGCGGCCTCGCCGACCGCGTCGAACGGGCGCTGCGCAAGACCGTCGACTCGGCCACGGAGCAGCCGTCATGACCGCAACCCGCCGCGCCGGCGTCGTCAGCGTCCTGCTCGCCGCCTCCGTCGCCCTCGTGCCGCCCACCGCCGCCCACGCCGACGGCATACGCGCCCAGCAGTGGGCCCTGGAGGCCATGCACACCGACGAGGCCTGGCAGACCACCAAGGGCGCGGGTGTCACCGTCGCCGTCCTGGACACCGGCGTCGAGTCCGACCACCCCGACCTCGCCGGCAACGTCCTCGAAGGCAAGGACATGATCGGCTTCGGCGCCGACCGGGGCGACCGCGCCTGGGCCCGCCACGGCACCGCCATGGCCGGCATCATCGCCGGTCACGGCCATGGCGCGGGCAACGGCGACGGCGTCATGGGCATCGCCCCCGAAGCCAAGATCCTCCCCGTCCGCGTGATCCTCGAAGACGGCGACTCCGCCCGCGCCAAGGCCCGCAACACCCGCGGCAACGCCCTCGCCGAAGGCATCCGCTGGGCCGCCGACCACGGCGCCGACGTCATCAACCTCTCCCTCGGCGACGACTCCAAGTCCGCCCACCCCGAACCCGCCGAGGACGAAGCCGTCCAGTACGCCCTCAAGAAGGGGTCCGTCGTCGTCGCCTCCGCCGGCAACGGCGGCGACAAGGGCGACCACATCTCCTACCCGGCCGCTTACCCGGGCGTGATCGCCGCGACCGCCGTCGACCGCTACGGCACCCGCGCCGCCTTCTCCACCCGCCGCTGGTACGCCACGGTCAGCGCCCCCGGCGTCGACATCGTCATCGCCGACCCCGACCGCAAGTACTACGAGGGATGGGGTACGAGTGCCGCCGCGGCCTTCGTCTCCGGCGCCGTCGCCCTCGTCAAGGCGGCCCACCCGGGACTGACCCCGGCCCAGATCAAGAAGCTCCTGGAAGACACCGCCCGCAACGCCCCGGCGAACGGCCGCGACGACTCCCGCGGCTACGGCCTCGTCGACCCGGCCGCCGCGATCAAGGCCGCCGACCGCCTCGAACCGAAGCGTCTGCGCGCGGCGGCCTACGAGGACAAGTACTTCGGCTCGGGGCCCGACGCCGCCGAGGCCGAGGACACGACGTCGAGTTGGGCCGCCCCGCTGGCGGGCAGCTTCGGCGGGGTGCTGCTGGTCGTCGCGGTGGTGGTGTGGCGCGGGCGGCGAGCGCTCCGCGGGTAGTGCCGCGATGTGCCGTCTTTTGTCTGCCGCGCCGTCGTGGCTGGTCGCGCAGTTCCCCGCGCCCCTTCGGGGCGCTGCCGAACCGCAGGCGACTTCGCCCCGCTCAGGAAACCGAGGCCGAAGCCGACGCGGTCGGCTTCTTCTCGCTGACCACCGGGATCGCGGCCCTTGCCGCCGCCTCGACCAGTGAAATCCCCTTCGCCTGTGTCGAGTTGCCGTCGGACAGCACCGCCACCAGGCACCCGTGGCCGTCGACGGTGATCCGCCCGATGCTGTTGATGTCCCACAGTCCGGTTGCGGTGCGCGGCAGCCAGCCGTTCTTCAGCGCCCAGGCCGAGCCGTCGGCCGCCGCCGACACACCCCACTGCTGCCCGGCGGCTATCCGCGCCATCAGCCCCTGGACGTACGACCGCGAGGCCTCGGTCAGTTCCGAGTTCTTCTCCCCGAACACCTGCTGGAGCAGCACGAGTTGATCTGTTGCCGTGGTCTGCGTCAGCCCCCACAGCATGTCGTCGCCGCCCTCGGTGTCGGTGAGCCCGAGACGCTCGTTCGCGGCGTCGAGCCCGGCCGCCTTCCCGATGGTGCGCCACAGGGCCGACGCGGAGGTGTTGTCGCTGTGCTCGATCATCGCCGTGGCGTACGACTTCTCCGCAGCGGTCAGCTCGCGTCCCGCGTCCTGCGCCTGGAGCAGCAGCGCCGCCAGGATGTCCACCTTGACGATGCTCGCGGTGTCGAAGAGACCGTCCCCGTACGAGGCGCTTGCGCCGGACGCCAGGTCCAGCACTGCCACCGACACCTCGGCACCGTCCTCGACGGTCACCGACTCCATCGCCTCGGCCAGCAGCTCGTCGTGGTCCACCACCGGCTGCGCCACCGCTTCCACTGATGCCATCGGTGCCTCCCCGCTCGCCGAGGCCGACGGCGACGCGGAGACCGACGGCGATCCGGAGACCGACGATACGGCCCCCGCACCGGAGTGCGCCTGCGCCTTCACGTACACGGTCCCCCCTGCCGTACCGCCCACGACGGCGACCGCGGCGAGGGCGGCGTACACCAGCGTGCGGCGGCGGGACGGAGCACGGTGGGCGGTGCTGGAAGACTCCATGGCCGCGATGGTCGGGCAGCCGGCTGTGCTCTCTGTTAGACGGATGTTAGATGTCTGTCAGGGATGTCTGAGAAAACGCTGAAGGCGTCACGGCCGGGTTTCCGGGGCCGCACAACCGCAGCAGCATCCCCCCGATAGGGTCGGTGACCGTGGCGAACAAGAACATTCCCGACTCCGGCTTCTCCGACGACGATGGCTCAGCCGACCCCCGGCTGAGCGTGGCGCTCGCTGCCTGGGCCGAGGACCGCACCGCCGTGGAGCCGGTGCTCGAGGCCCTGAAGGGCGCCCGGCTCCTCGTCCCCGTGGTGGCCGTCCTCGGCGAGGTCGAGGAGGACGAGAACGGGCTGCGCCGCGAGAAGACCAGCGACATGGCCGTACCGACCCTGAAGGCCGGCACCCGCACGGCCCTGCCCGCCTTCACGTCCACCGACTCGCTGGCCCGCTGGGACCCCGAGGCCCGCCCCGTCGCAGTACCGCTGCACCAGGCGCTGCAGGCCGCGGCGCACGAGAAGGCGGACACGATCGTGCTGGACCTGGCCGGACCCGTGCCGTACGAGCTGACGCGGCCCGCGCTGCTGGCGCTGGCCGAGGGCCGTACGACCACCGATCCGCTCGCCGACCCCGCCGTCACCGGAGCCGTACGCGCCGCCGTGGCCGCCGAGCCCGCCGTACTCCGTGCCTACCTCGGCCCCGGCCAGGCCGACGGCACGCTCGCCCTCGTCCTGGACCCCGACGCCACCCCGGGCCCGGCCGCCCGCACCCTGGCCGAACGTCTGGCCGCCGACGAAACCCTGCGGGCCCGCCTGGTGCAAGGCCTAGACCTGGCGCTACTGCCGCCCGGTGCGACACCACCGGGCGAGCCCTTGTACGTGCGCCCCGAATAGTGCGCCCCGAAGGGGCGCGGGGAACTGCGCGCCCAGCCACAACGGCGCGGCAGACGACCGACGACCCATCTCAGCCGTAGATGGGCCCCGTGTACTTCTCGCCCGGCCCCTGCCCCGGCTCGTCCGGGACGATCGACGCCTCACGGAACGCCAGCTGGAGGGACTTCAGCCCGTCGCGCAGCGGAGCCGCGTGGAAGGAGCTGATCTCGGTCGCGCTCGCGTCGAGGAGACCGGCGAGGGCGGACACCAGCTTGCGGGCCTCGTCCAGGTCCTTGTGCTTCTCACCCTCCTCGGTCAGACCGAGCTTCACCGCGGCGGCGCTCATCAGGTTCACGGCGACCGTCACGATCACCTCGACCGCCGGGACCTCGGCGATGTCACGGGTCATGGCGTCGAAGTCGGGCGTCTCAGGAGGGGTGTCACTCATGCCGGACACGATAGGCCCCGGTGCACGCCGGTTCGCACCACCCCCGGGATGCTGCTAACCTTGTGTAACGACCGGTCGGACGCGCATGCCTCACGGCACCGGGCCCGACCTACAAGTGGAGGCTTTCGAACTCCCACCTGACCGCCCCCCGGGCGGCGGGTCACCGGTCAGGCGGTCCCGTCCAGCGACGGGTATCCGCCCGAAAGTGCGCCCCGCGATCCTTGCGGCGGTCGCTCCGGTAGTTCGAGGAGCCCCGCCTGTGATCGTCCGGGGCATTTTTTGTGCTTCGGCGCGGTTAGGTCTATCGAAAAGAGACGTTACGCGGCTGTCCTCCAGACAGTCGTGTGGTGCTACCGAGGAGGATCCATCAGCGCCGAGCCCCGCATCAACGACCGGATTCGCGTTCCCGAGGTGCGACTTGTCGGTCCCAGTGGCGAGCAGGTGGGCATCGTCCCCCTGGCCAAGGCACTGGAGCTTGCGCAGGAGTACGACCTGGACCTGGTCGAGGTCGCGGCGAACGCCCGTCCGCCCGTGTGCAAGCTCATGGACTACGGGAAGTTCAAGTACGAGTCGGCCATGAAGGCCCGTGAGGCGCGCAAGAACCAGGCGCACACGGTCATCAAGGAGATGAAGCTCCGGCCGAAGATCGACCCGCACGACTATGACACCAAGAAGGGTCACGTCGTCCGGTTCCTCAAGCAGGGCGACAAGGTCAAGATCACGATCATGTTCCGTGGTCGCGAGCAGTCCCGGCCCGAACTGGGCTACCGACTGCTGCAGCGTCTCGCGGAGGACGTCCAGGACCTCGGTTTCGTGGAGTCGAACCCGAAGCAGGACGGCCGAAACATGATCATGGTTCTCGGTCCGCACAAGAAGAAGACCGAGGCGATGGCCGAGGCTCGCCAGGCGCAGGAAGCCCGCAAGGCTGAAGCGAAGGCCAACCCCGGCAAGTCGCAGAACGCCGCGGAGTCTGAGAGCGACGAGGTTGCCGAGGCACCTGCCGAGGCTTCCGCCGACGCGTGATCCCGGGGGACGTGAGTCCCCAGGCCATAACCGATACAAGAGCGACGCTCCACCGTGCCCGGTTTCACGACCGGGCATCGGAGCGCCACTGACGAGGAGAGAACGGCGCTATGCCGAAGAACAAGTCGCACAGCGGTGCCAGCAAGCGCTTCAAGGTCACCGGCTCCGGCAAGGTGCTCCGTGAGCGCGCCGGCAAGCGCCACCTGCTCGAGCACAAGTCGTCCCGACTGACGCGTCGCCTCACCGGCAACGCCGAGATGGCCCCGGGCGACGCCAAGAAGATCAAGAAGCTTCTCGGCAAGTGACGTACGGGCGCCTGATCTTCGGATCGCCGAGCGCCGTACGCCAGGACCGGGACCCCATCGATTCCGGGCCGTGTGAGTCCAACCACGGCCCCGCTACAAGGAGTTAAAAAGTGGCACGCGTCAAGCGGGCAGTCAACGCCCACAAGAAGCGCCGGGCGATCCTCGAGCAGGCCTCCGGCTACCGCGGTCAGCGCTCGCGCCTGTACCGCAAGGCCAAGGAGCAGGTCACCCACTCGCTGGTCTACAACTACAACGACCGCAAGAAGCGCAAGGGTGACTTCCGCCAGCTGTGGATCCAGCGCATCAACGCCGCTGCCCGCGCCAACGGCATCACGTACAACCGCTTCATCCAGGGCCTGAAGGCCGCCAACGTCGAGGTCGACCGCAAGATCCTCGCCGAGCTGGCCGTCAACGACGCGCACGCGTTCGCCGCGCTCGTCGAGGTCGCGCAGAAGGCGCTGCCGGCGGACGTCAACGCGCCGAAGGCCGCGTGACGCTGGCGCTGAGCCTAGGCCGACGTGACTGAACGGACCCGTGGGTTTCGCCTGCGGGTCCGTTGCTGTGTGAGCACCGGTTGGTTCGGCACCGCCGAAAGCCGCCGTCGTGGTTGATCGCCGTTGCGGCGGAAGATAGTTGCTGAAGGTGAGTCGAATGTCCCCCGTCACCCCCGAGCTGATCTCCCCCCGGTCCCCCCGGGTCTCCGCCGCCCGGCGGCTGGCCAAGCGGAACGTCCGGGGGAAGGAGCGGCTGTTTCTCGCGGAGGGGCCGCAGGCTGTGCGGGAGGCGGGGGAACAGGCGGACACGTTGGTCGAGTTGTTCGCCACTGTCGAGGCCGCGGAGCGGTACGCCGACATCGTCGGGCGGGCCAGGGACATCGGCGCGCGCGTGCACCTCGCCGCCGAGCAGGTCATCGCCGACATCTCGACCACCGTCACCCCCCAGGGCCTCGTCGGGATCTGCCGGTTTCTGGACACGCCGTTCGAGGAGATCCTCGCCGCCCGGCCCAAGCTGGTCGCCGTGCTCGCGCATGTGCGGGACCCGGGGAATGCCGGGACCGTGCTGCGGTGTGCCGATGCCGCCGGGGCCGAGGCGGTCGTACTGACCGACGCGTCCGTCGATCTGTACAACCCCAAGACCGTGCGGGCCTCCGTCGGGTCGCTGTTCCATCTGCCGGTCGCCGTCGGGGTCCCCGTGGAGCGGGCCGTGGCGGGGCTCAAGGACGCCGGGGTGAGGATTCTCGCCGCTGACGGGGCCGGGACCGACGACCTGGACGACGAGTTGGACAAGGGCACCATGGGCGGGCCGACGGCCTGGGTGTTCGGGAACGAGGCGTGGGGACTGCCGGAGGAGACCCGCGCGTTGGCGGACGCCGTCGTGCGCGTTCCGATCCACGGGAAGGCCGAGAGCCTGAACCTCGCCACCGCCGCCGCCGTATGTCTCTACGCGTCCGCCCGTGCACAGCGCGCCTCCGGAGGGTGCCGCTCCGTCACCGTGAGCTAGTAGGGTGACCGGCTCGGGGGCCCTGCGCCGTCGTGAGAGGTGGGGTACGGGGATGACCATCGGCACCAGCAACGCGCCGGGAGCACGGGATGTAGGGCGACCGCCCGTGTCCCGGCCGTCCGGCGATGTCGCCGGGCTCGGCATCGACCCCGATCAGCTGCCGGACGGCCTCGTCGTCGCCGATGAGCACGGGCACGTCGTCTGCTTCAACGCCGCCGCCGAGCGCATCACCGCCGTCCCCGCCGCCGACGCCCTCGGCCGGCGGCTGGACAAGGCCCTGCCATTAGAGGACCTGGAGGGCAGGCGCTGGTGGCAGCTGACCGACCCGTACGGCGGGCTCGCCATCAGGGTCGGCCAGCCAGAGCGGAATCTGCTGCTGCCCGGCGGGCGTGAGGTCCTCGTCTCCGCGCGGTACGTCCGTACGGAACCCACCGGGCCCGTCCATCGCGTCGTCGTCTGTCTCCGCGACACCGAGGCCCGCCGCCGCACCGAGCGCAGCCATGCCGAGCTGATCGCGACCGTCGCCCACGAACTGCGCTCGCCCCTGACCTCTGTCAAGGGCTTCACCGCCACCCTCCTCGCCAAGTGGGAGAGGTTCACCGACGACCAGAAGCGGCTGATGCTGGAGACCGTCGACGCCGACGCCGACCGCGTCACCCGGCTCATCGCCGAGCTCCTCGACATCTCCCGCATCGACTCCGGGCGGCTGGAACTGCGCCGCCAGCCCGTCGACATCGGCGCCGCCGTCGGCCGGCACATCCAGGCGTACGTCGCCGCGGGGCTGCCCGCCGACCGGTTCCTGCTCCGCGTCGAACAGCCGCTGCCCGATCTGTGGGCCGATCCCGACAAGGTCGACCAGGTGCTCAGCAATCTGCTGGAAAATGCCGTGCGGCACGGCGAGGGAACCGTCACGATTGACGTCACGCCCGCCACGTCCCCCCGCGAGGGAGAGGACACCGGCACATCGGTCACCGTGAGCGACGAGGGCCCAGGTATCCCGGAGGAGTCCATGAACCGCGTCTTCACCCGCTTCTGGCGGGGCAGCAAGCGCGGCGGCACCGGCCTCGGGCTCTACATCGTCAAGGGCATCGTCGAGGCCCACGGCGGCACCATCACGGTCGGCCGCGCCCCCGGCGGCGGCGCCGAGTTCCGATTTACGTTGCCCGTGAGCACTCCGGCCTACCTGGCCTGAGCAGCCCGCGGGCGCATTCGCACACCTCCACCCCGTTAGACTCGGCCTTTGGCACCCATGTGTCCCGGATACGGCCCGGACGAGTCGGCGACGGGGACCTTCAGCCAGCCAATCGGAAGCACGGGAAGAGATGTCGGCACCGAATAAGTCGTACGACCCTGTCGAGGTCGAGGCGTTGAAACCGGAAGAGATCGAGCGTATGCGGGACGAGGCGCTCGCCGCCTTCGCCGCCGCGGACTCCCTCGACGCGCTCCAGGAGGCCAAGGTCGCGCACACCGGCGGTACCTCCCCGCTGGCCCTCGCCAACCGCGAGATCGGGGCCCTGCCCCCACACGCCAAGGCCGAGGCCGGCAAGCGTGTCGGCATGGCCCGCGGCGCCGTGAACAAGGCGCTCACCGCCCGCCAGGCAGAACTGGAGGCCGAGCGTGACGCCCGGGTGCTGGTCGAGGAGGCGGTGGACGTCACGTTGCCGTACGACCGCGTACCGGCCGGCGCCCGCCACCCGCTCACCACCCTGTCCGAGCGCATCGAGGACGTCTTCGTGGCCATGGGCTACGAGGTCGCCGAGGGCCCGCAGGTCGAGGCGGAGTGGTTCAACTTCGACGCGCTCAACATCGGCCCGGACCACCCGGCCCGCGGTGAGGCGGACACGTTCTTCATCGAGGGCGCAGACGGCTCCGCCGACTCCGGCGTGGTCCTGCGCACGCACACCTCGCCCGTGCAGATCCGCTCGCTGCTCGACCGTGAGCTGCCCGTGTACGTGATCTGCCCCGGCCGCGTGTACCGCACGGACGAGCTGGACGCCACGCACACCCCGGTCTTCCACCAGGTCGAGCTGCTCGCGATCGACGAGGGTCTGACCATGGCGGACCTCAAGGGCACCCTGGACCACATGGTCCAGTCCCTGTTCGGCGAGGGCATGAAGACGCGGCTGCGGCCGAACTTCTTCCCGTTCACCGAGCCGTCCGCCGAGATGGACATGGTCTGCTACGTCTGCCGCGGCGAGTCCGTCGGCAACCCCGACCGGCCCTGCCGCACCTGCTCCAGCGAAGGCTGGATCGAGCTGGGCGGCTGCGGCATGGTCAACCCGCGGGTGCTCACCGCCTGCGGCGTCGACCCGGAGAAGTACAGCGGCTTCGCCTTCGGGTTCGGCATCGAGCGGATGCTGATGTTCCGCCACAACGTCGAGGACATGCGAGACATGGTCGAGGGTGACGTCCGGTTCACCCGGCCGTTCGGGATGGAGATCTGATGCGGGTCCCGCTTTCTTGGCTGCGGGAGTACGTCGACCTGCCGGAGACGCAGACCGGCCGTGACGTGCAGGCCAAGCTCATTTCGGCCGGTCTGGAGGTCGAGACCGTCGAGCAGCTCGGCGACGGCCTCAAGGGGCCCCTGGCCGTCGGCCAGGTGCTGACCATCGAGGAGCTGGAGGGCTTCAAGAAGCCGATCCGCTTCTGCACCGTCGACGTCGGCACCGCCAACGGCACCGGTGAGCCCCAGGAGATCGTCTGCGGCGCCCGCAACTTCGCCGTCGGCGACAAGGTCGTGGTCGTGCTCCCGGGCGCGGTCCTGCCCGGCGGCTTCGCGATCAGCGCCCGCAAGACCTACGGCAAGACGTCCCACGGCATGATCTGCTCCAGCGACGAGCTGGGCATGGGCGACGACGGCACCAAGGGCATCATCGTGCTGCCGCCGGAGTCCGAGATCGGCAAGGACGCCATCGATCTGCTCGAACTCGTCGACGAGGTACTGGACATCGCCGTCACCGCCAACCGCGGCGACTGTCTGTCCATCCGCGGCGTCGCCCGCGAGACCGCCATCGCCTACGGCCTCCCGCTGCGCGACCCGGCCCTCCTCGACGTCCCCGGCCCGAACGCCTTCGGCTACCCGGTGAAGGTCTCCGACCCGCTCGGCTGCGACCGCTTCACTGCCCGTACGGTCACCGGCCTCAGCTCCGAGGCGCGCTCCCCGATCTGGCTGCGGCGCCGCCTGCAGAAGGTCGGCATGCGCCCGATCTCGCTCGCCGTCGACGTCACCAACTACGTGATGATGGAACTCGGCCAGCCCCTGCACGCCTACGACCGCTCCCTCGTCCAGGGCACGATCGGTGTCCGCCGGGCCGCCGAGGGCGAGAAGATCGTCACCCTCGACGGCGTCGAGCGGAAGCTGCACGCCGAGGATCTGGTGATCACCGACGACCGCGGCCCGATCGGGCTCGCCGGTGTCATGGGCGGCGCCAACACCGAGATCGCCGACCACGAGGACGTCGACAACGCGACGACCGACGTGGTGATCGAGGCCGCGCACTTCGACCAGGTCGCGATCGCCCGCACCGCCCGCCGCCACAAGCTGTCCTCTGAGGCGTCCCGCCGCTTCGAGCGCGGCGTCGACCCGCAGGCCGCCGCCGCTGCCGCCCAGCGCACGGTCGACCTGCTGGTCCTGCTCGCCGGCGGCACCGCCGAGGCCGGGGTCACCGAGGTCATCGCCCCGTCCGCGCCGCACACCATCACCGTCCCGGCCGACCACCCGGACAAGGTCGCCGGCGTCGACTACGGCCGCGAGACCGTCGTACGCCGCCTCCAGCAGGTCGGCTGTGATGTGTACGGGCAGGACGAGCTGATCGTCACCGTGCCGTCCTGGCGGCCCGACCTCATGGAGAA contains:
- the pheT gene encoding phenylalanine--tRNA ligase subunit beta gives rise to the protein MRVPLSWLREYVDLPETQTGRDVQAKLISAGLEVETVEQLGDGLKGPLAVGQVLTIEELEGFKKPIRFCTVDVGTANGTGEPQEIVCGARNFAVGDKVVVVLPGAVLPGGFAISARKTYGKTSHGMICSSDELGMGDDGTKGIIVLPPESEIGKDAIDLLELVDEVLDIAVTANRGDCLSIRGVARETAIAYGLPLRDPALLDVPGPNAFGYPVKVSDPLGCDRFTARTVTGLSSEARSPIWLRRRLQKVGMRPISLAVDVTNYVMMELGQPLHAYDRSLVQGTIGVRRAAEGEKIVTLDGVERKLHAEDLVITDDRGPIGLAGVMGGANTEIADHEDVDNATTDVVIEAAHFDQVAIARTARRHKLSSEASRRFERGVDPQAAAAAAQRTVDLLVLLAGGTAEAGVTEVIAPSAPHTITVPADHPDKVAGVDYGRETVVRRLQQVGCDVYGQDELIVTVPSWRPDLMEKNDLAEEVIRLEGYENLPSTLPKPPSGRGLTHRQRLHRRVGRALAGAGYVEAPNYPFVSEQVFDQLGLDADDPARRVVKLVNPLNDEEPALRTSLLPGLLGALRRNDGRGSHDLALFETGLVFQPREQQRVAAPHLPVDRRPTDEEIAALNAVLPEQPRHVAVVLAGAREQAGWWGEGRPAGWADAVDAGRVAAREAGADLIVRSGQYGPWHPGRCAEFAVVLDGTETVVGHAGELHPRVLKALGLPARTCAMELDLDALEQVSDGVPQAPSISTFPVATQDVALVVDKFVPQADVEAALREGAGELLEAIRLFDVYENEDQLGEGRKSLAYALRFRAGDRTLTVDEASAARDAAVALAGERVGAVLRG